A single Desulfovibrio gilichinskyi DNA region contains:
- the miaB gene encoding tRNA (N6-isopentenyl adenosine(37)-C2)-methylthiotransferase MiaB has translation MKFNVLTFGCQMNVHDSDWLIRAMESRGWKAVDESEANIFIVNTCSVRDKPEQKVYNILRRLGHLCTSPGDFVAVGGCVAQQIGEGFLEKFPYVRLVFGSDGIAKAPQYLEELAVDHEKRLVVNDFLAQYPEREGGLADPNEELLPPGIGTIPGQAFVNIMQGCDNFCAYCIVPYTRGRQKSRLSSAIIDECRALVKAGIREITLLGQNVNSFGLDKNGSDLSFSQLLYKISEIEGMERIRFTTSHPKDIAPEVVKAFGELPNLCPQLHLPVQSGSDNILKKMGRKYDRARYLGIVERLKEACPDIVLTTDIIVGFPGETDEDFEQTMDIMERVRYESSFSFKYSDRPGVAAVKMNPKVSEEVAQKRLTHLQERQKQITRECLEELTGKDMVVLLERPSKRQEAGGVSWRGKDSGGRVVNIFFEGSDETLQLGGKLIKVKITQSKNHSLVGSKVGDPW, from the coding sequence ATGAAGTTTAACGTATTAACATTCGGTTGTCAGATGAACGTTCACGATTCCGATTGGCTTATCCGCGCTATGGAAAGTCGAGGTTGGAAGGCTGTGGATGAATCGGAAGCAAATATATTTATTGTGAATACTTGCTCTGTCAGGGATAAACCTGAACAGAAAGTATACAATATTCTAAGGCGGCTTGGGCATTTATGCACATCTCCCGGTGATTTTGTAGCAGTTGGCGGATGTGTTGCTCAGCAGATAGGTGAAGGTTTTTTAGAAAAGTTTCCCTATGTTAGACTGGTTTTTGGAAGTGACGGCATTGCCAAGGCTCCTCAATACTTGGAGGAATTGGCTGTTGATCATGAAAAAAGGCTGGTTGTAAACGATTTCTTAGCGCAATATCCTGAGCGTGAAGGCGGACTTGCAGATCCGAATGAAGAACTTCTGCCTCCCGGAATAGGTACAATTCCCGGACAGGCTTTTGTCAACATTATGCAGGGCTGTGATAATTTTTGTGCTTATTGCATTGTCCCTTACACTAGGGGGCGTCAGAAATCGCGTTTGTCATCGGCAATTATTGATGAGTGCCGTGCTTTAGTTAAAGCTGGAATCCGCGAAATTACCTTGCTGGGGCAGAATGTAAACAGTTTTGGACTGGATAAAAACGGCAGTGACTTAAGCTTTTCACAGCTGTTATATAAGATTTCTGAAATTGAAGGAATGGAACGGATCAGATTTACTACTTCTCATCCTAAAGATATTGCCCCTGAAGTGGTTAAGGCTTTTGGAGAGCTGCCGAACCTATGCCCGCAATTGCACCTGCCTGTACAGTCCGGTTCCGATAACATATTAAAGAAAATGGGCCGTAAATATGATCGCGCCCGCTATTTAGGGATCGTTGAAAGGCTGAAAGAAGCATGTCCTGATATTGTTTTGACAACTGATATCATTGTCGGTTTCCCCGGTGAAACGGATGAAGACTTTGAGCAGACAATGGATATTATGGAGCGTGTTCGGTACGAAAGCAGCTTTTCTTTCAAGTATTCCGACCGTCCAGGCGTAGCCGCTGTTAAGATGAATCCTAAAGTTTCTGAAGAAGTTGCTCAAAAAAGACTTACTCACTTGCAGGAAAGACAAAAGCAGATTACTAGAGAATGTCTAGAAGAGTTGACAGGAAAAGATATGGTCGTTTTGCTGGAAAGACCAAGCAAAAGACAAGAAGCAGGCGGAGTTTCATGGCGCGGAAAAGATTCCGGCGGACGAGTTGTGAATATCTTTTTTGAAGGAAGTGATGAAACTCTTCAGCTTGGGGGCAAGCTGATTAAAGTCAAGATTACGCAATCTAAAAATCACTCTCTTGTCGGTTCTAAAGTGGGGGATCCATGGTAG
- a CDS encoding bifunctional nuclease family protein, which produces MVEMKIYGLAVDNDSDAPVLVLKNEELEIVLPIWIGAIEAMAISLVLDEVAFPRPMTHDLLLDTITALGGKVLSVDIVDVENGTFYAEVIIDCNGDVKAIDSRPSDAVALAVRAKCPVRAAQKVIDIAATTDGEAKIREGDGISDEFEELSPDDFKYKM; this is translated from the coding sequence ATGGTAGAAATGAAGATTTACGGATTGGCGGTTGATAATGACTCCGACGCTCCGGTGCTGGTTCTTAAGAATGAAGAACTGGAAATCGTTCTACCTATCTGGATAGGTGCAATTGAAGCTATGGCTATTTCTCTTGTGCTTGATGAAGTGGCTTTCCCCAGACCTATGACTCATGATTTGCTTTTGGATACAATTACAGCACTTGGTGGCAAGGTCCTTTCTGTTGATATAGTAGATGTTGAGAATGGCACTTTTTATGCGGAAGTCATTATTGATTGCAATGGTGATGTCAAAGCAATTGATTCCCGCCCATCCGACGCTGTCGCGCTGGCGGTAAGGGCAAAGTGTCCTGTACGGGCAGCGCAGAAAGTAATCGATATTGCTGCAACAACAGACGGTGAAGCAAAAATTCGTGAAGGTGACGGTATAAGTGATGAGTTTGAAGAGCTTTCACCAGATGACTTTAAATATAAAATGTAG
- a CDS encoding histidinol phosphate phosphatase domain-containing protein, translated as MIDFHTHTVFSDGELIPAELARRARIAGYRAMAMTDHADSSNIEIILENVHRFAKKHGHFFDIDIFSGVELTHVPPGLIGEMVVQARELGAQIVVVHGETIVEPVAEGTNLSAIEAKVDVLAHPGLITEVEVKLAAEYGVHLEITTRKGHSLTNGHVVSLARKFGAKLVINNDAHAPGDLVSREMRRKIALGAGMTPKEYEQSEENSRQLAQKIMKRLS; from the coding sequence ATGATAGATTTTCATACACATACCGTATTCAGTGACGGTGAATTGATTCCGGCCGAGTTGGCTCGCAGAGCACGGATTGCCGGGTATCGCGCCATGGCAATGACTGACCATGCTGATTCCAGTAATATTGAAATCATTCTTGAAAATGTTCACCGTTTTGCCAAGAAGCACGGTCATTTTTTTGATATTGATATCTTCAGCGGTGTGGAACTTACTCACGTTCCTCCGGGATTAATCGGTGAAATGGTTGTGCAGGCACGAGAACTCGGTGCGCAGATTGTTGTTGTGCATGGTGAAACAATTGTTGAGCCTGTTGCAGAAGGAACTAATCTTTCAGCGATTGAAGCCAAGGTCGACGTTCTTGCTCATCCCGGTTTGATTACTGAGGTTGAAGTGAAACTTGCGGCAGAGTATGGTGTTCATCTTGAAATTACTACACGCAAAGGGCACAGCCTGACTAATGGCCACGTTGTATCGCTTGCTCGCAAGTTCGGTGCAAAGCTTGTAATAAATAATGATGCTCACGCGCCGGGGGATTTGGTCAGCAGGGAAATGCGCCGCAAGATAGCACTTGGAGCAGGTATGACTCCTAAGGAATATGAGCAGTCTGAGGAAAATTCGCGACAGCTTGCACAGAAGATAATGAAACGCTTAAGTTAA
- a CDS encoding SIR2 family NAD-dependent protein deacylase: MASDRNKYDRDALDKAAKLIRDARCAVVMTGAGFSVASGIPDFRSPGGVWSKYDPEKVASVKALKSDSVTVWKFLLELVRMVHKCEPNSAHFALSELEAAGMIQGVITQNIDGLHQRAGSDNVIEFHGNCSRFFCSECFDEYEIEDVIIFDDKKLPVRCSRCSGIVRPDIVFFGEQIPAQAYTDAFELVDQADLVLVIGTSGEVVPASLIPPRVKNNGGKIIEINKVSSAYSSMSDVSIKGAVEDILPELVRNIIK, from the coding sequence ATGGCGTCTGACCGAAATAAATATGACAGAGATGCGTTGGATAAGGCTGCTAAGCTGATTAGAGATGCCAGATGCGCTGTAGTCATGACCGGAGCAGGCTTTTCAGTTGCAAGCGGAATACCTGATTTTCGCAGTCCCGGCGGAGTTTGGTCTAAGTATGATCCTGAAAAAGTTGCATCTGTAAAGGCTTTGAAATCTGATTCTGTTACGGTTTGGAAGTTCCTTTTGGAACTGGTTCGCATGGTTCACAAGTGTGAACCTAACTCTGCACACTTTGCCCTATCTGAGCTTGAAGCCGCAGGAATGATTCAGGGCGTTATTACACAAAATATAGATGGACTGCATCAACGCGCAGGGTCTGATAATGTTATAGAATTTCATGGCAATTGCAGCCGTTTTTTCTGCTCCGAGTGTTTTGATGAATATGAAATTGAAGATGTAATTATATTTGATGATAAGAAACTTCCGGTCAGATGTTCCCGTTGCTCAGGAATTGTGCGTCCTGATATTGTTTTTTTCGGTGAGCAGATTCCAGCGCAAGCTTACACAGATGCGTTTGAATTAGTTGATCAAGCTGACCTTGTGCTTGTTATCGGAACTTCCGGTGAAGTTGTTCCGGCCAGTTTGATTCCGCCGCGAGTTAAAAATAACGGTGGGAAAATAATAGAGATTAATAAGGTCTCGTCGGCTTATTCTTCTATGAGTGATGTTTCTATTAAAGGTGCTGTTGAAGATATTTTGCCTGAGTTAGTGCGAAATATTATTAAATAA
- a CDS encoding MotA/TolQ/ExbB proton channel family protein, with the protein MDFLSNGGIFSMLESATIVVKGVLCLLAAMSIGSWTIIFWKLISLGKARSLVLKGNQIMEEADSLSAGLTAINRTKTSPLNRIGSAAVKEYRVLEKSAVSPSHKRRLIKDTLRRILRQRVSSEMKKLSSSLSFLATCANGAPFIGLFGTVWGIMNSFHAIGTAKSAALSAVAPGISEALVATAIGLSVAIPATIAYNFFLGVLGGIETEMVNFAGVFLNRIEREVSWVESASKNGGDSDDYSSAEV; encoded by the coding sequence ATGGATTTTTTATCTAACGGCGGAATTTTCTCCATGCTCGAGTCTGCCACTATAGTGGTAAAAGGTGTGCTGTGTTTACTTGCAGCCATGTCTATCGGAAGCTGGACAATTATTTTTTGGAAACTTATTTCGCTCGGCAAGGCTAGATCTCTTGTCCTTAAAGGGAACCAGATTATGGAAGAGGCGGATTCATTATCTGCCGGTTTGACTGCAATCAATAGAACAAAAACTTCTCCGCTGAACCGCATCGGTTCCGCTGCGGTTAAAGAATATCGTGTCCTTGAAAAATCAGCTGTCAGCCCGAGCCACAAGCGCAGGTTGATTAAGGATACTTTGCGTAGAATTCTAAGGCAGAGAGTAAGTTCAGAAATGAAAAAACTTTCATCTTCACTTTCTTTTCTGGCTACTTGCGCAAACGGTGCTCCGTTTATCGGCCTTTTCGGAACTGTGTGGGGGATTATGAATTCCTTCCATGCTATCGGAACGGCTAAATCTGCGGCTCTTTCCGCTGTTGCTCCCGGTATTTCTGAAGCTCTTGTCGCAACTGCGATAGGTCTTTCCGTGGCGATACCGGCTACAATCGCCTACAACTTTTTCTTAGGCGTTCTCGGTGGAATTGAAACAGAAATGGTTAATTTCGCAGGGGTGTTCCTTAACAGGATAGAGCGTGAAGTCTCCTGGGTGGAATCTGCATCCAAGAACGGCGGCGATAGCGATGACTATTCTTCCGCAGAGGTGTAA